A single genomic interval of Rhizobium leguminosarum bv. trifolii WSM1325 harbors:
- a CDS encoding conserved hypothetical protein (KEGG: rec:RHECIAT_CH0001194 hypothetical protein), with the protein MNNVLEFRPKCPHAENLSDCREALEPAVMKIVSDAIGRGYTAAEAAMVVADIADDYILMLSRQPRY; encoded by the coding sequence ATGAACAACGTCTTGGAATTTCGTCCAAAATGCCCGCATGCCGAAAACCTGTCCGACTGCCGGGAAGCCCTTGAACCTGCCGTGATGAAGATCGTCAGCGACGCCATCGGCAGGGGATACACGGCAGCGGAAGCCGCCATGGTGGTTGCCGACATCGCCGATGACTACATCCTCATGCTCTCGCGGCAACCACGCTATTGA
- a CDS encoding conserved hypothetical protein (KEGG: smd:Smed_1340 hypothetical protein) yields MTNDTTKKAQPAKAAVADGPYDVIYFAKKHRISNEDAKDIIEKHGANRKEADKAGRRISV; encoded by the coding sequence ATGACCAACGACACAACCAAAAAGGCCCAGCCCGCCAAAGCGGCCGTGGCTGACGGCCCCTACGACGTCATCTATTTCGCGAAGAAACACCGCATTTCCAACGAGGATGCCAAGGACATCATCGAAAAGCACGGCGCCAATCGCAAAGAGGCGGACAAGGCGGGCCGGCGTATCAGCGTCTAA